A region of Halalkaliarchaeum desulfuricum DNA encodes the following proteins:
- a CDS encoding PaaI family thioesterase: protein MDDEIEDLSPLPEEAAAMVEHAIEQEHGYLSWLGTEVTAIERGKIVLTVPYDEKLTNSDGETIHGGVAATLIDTAGGIAQQTCIENPLSSSAATVNLNVNYLRRATGDLRAVGEVIRHGGTIGVSDLRVESQTPDGNVREVVVGQGSYRLFR, encoded by the coding sequence ATGGACGACGAAATCGAGGACCTCTCCCCGCTCCCCGAGGAGGCCGCAGCGATGGTCGAACACGCAATCGAACAGGAGCACGGCTACCTCTCCTGGCTCGGAACCGAGGTGACGGCGATCGAACGGGGGAAGATCGTGCTCACGGTCCCGTACGACGAGAAGCTCACGAACTCGGACGGCGAGACGATCCACGGGGGCGTCGCCGCGACCCTGATCGACACCGCCGGCGGGATCGCCCAGCAAACCTGCATCGAGAACCCCCTATCTTCGAGCGCCGCGACGGTGAACCTCAACGTGAACTACCTCCGGCGGGCGACCGGCGATCTCCGGGCTGTCGGCGAGGTGATCCGGCACGGAGGAACGATCGGCGTCAGCGATCTCCGCGTCGAGAGCCAGACGCCGGACGGGAACGTCCGCGAGGTAGTCGTCGGGCAGGGTTCCTACCGGCTGTTCCGGTAG
- a CDS encoding DUF5790 family protein, with amino-acid sequence MSSQTTFGDDELFGEAADEMREDVESHLAAARAELPSAADVWETDADNVLGALNGLKSALDVGDAAEELRQAKKWYTMGERADAFEDADDLEADLEELSELLETIEAAREDVTLLTSTVPELRGALQEAAGGDAGDDADDAGDDADDATNDAD; translated from the coding sequence ATGAGCAGTCAGACCACGTTCGGCGACGACGAACTGTTCGGCGAGGCGGCCGACGAGATGCGCGAGGACGTCGAGTCCCACCTCGCGGCGGCCCGCGCGGAGCTGCCCTCCGCGGCGGACGTCTGGGAGACGGACGCGGACAACGTGCTCGGCGCGCTCAACGGATTGAAGTCGGCGCTCGATGTCGGCGACGCCGCCGAGGAGCTCCGGCAGGCCAAGAAGTGGTACACGATGGGCGAACGCGCCGACGCGTTCGAGGACGCCGACGACCTGGAGGCCGACCTCGAGGAGCTGTCGGAACTGCTGGAGACGATCGAGGCCGCCCGGGAGGACGTCACCCTGCTCACGAGTACGGTGCCGGAGCTTCGGGGCGCGCTCCAGGAGGCGGCCGGCGGCGACGCTGGCGACGACGCCGACGACGCTGGCGACGACGCCGACGACGCGACGAACGACGCCGACTGA
- a CDS encoding type 1 glutamine amidotransferase, with product MTRTRLALLNAAHDGASTRRNFRRELDADLVEYDAAGGELPGGYPDGAAFDFDGVVVTGSRSSVYWDEPWIPPLLEYVREAYDRGLSILGVCYGHQVIAEALGGRVAGMDDFEIGYNEIRRCVDDDPVLAGVGRRFTAFTTHGDVVVDPPPGSRVLAENEYGIHAFRKEHAWGVQFHPEYDIDTAREVTEGKRDRLGDETVDAVLAEITPENHAAACEVKQLFDNFLASLEESRRVTA from the coding sequence ATGACCAGAACTCGCCTCGCCCTGCTGAACGCCGCCCACGACGGCGCGAGCACCCGGCGCAACTTCCGGCGGGAGCTCGATGCGGATCTCGTCGAATACGACGCGGCCGGCGGGGAGCTTCCGGGTGGGTACCCCGACGGCGCCGCCTTCGACTTCGACGGCGTCGTCGTCACGGGATCGCGCTCGTCGGTGTACTGGGACGAACCCTGGATTCCGCCGCTTTTGGAGTACGTCCGCGAAGCCTACGACCGCGGGCTTTCGATCCTGGGGGTGTGTTACGGCCACCAGGTCATCGCAGAGGCGCTCGGGGGGCGGGTCGCCGGAATGGACGACTTCGAGATCGGCTACAACGAGATCCGGCGCTGCGTCGACGACGATCCCGTTCTGGCGGGCGTCGGCCGCCGGTTCACCGCGTTCACCACCCACGGCGACGTCGTCGTCGATCCCCCGCCGGGGTCGCGCGTTCTCGCGGAAAACGAGTACGGGATCCACGCGTTCCGGAAGGAGCACGCCTGGGGCGTCCAGTTCCATCCCGAGTACGACATCGACACCGCAAGGGAGGTGACAGAAGGGAAACGCGACCGATTGGGCGACGAGACAGTCGACGCCGTGCTCGCCGAGATCACGCCGGAAAACCACGCGGCTGCCTGTGAGGTGAAGCAACTGTTCGACAACTTCCTTGCGTCCCTCGAGGAGTCGCGCCGGGTCACGGCCTGA
- a CDS encoding dihydroneopterin aldolase family protein, with product MPTDAQRACFEAGIKFGTLYHQFAGTPVSPDSTRSLETAMAEAIENQPYCESVTVRIDDDRVREAIDHGNGYTELTGTLMDVTMRIEYDGITAETRMEMADGYPLMKLERVDRGE from the coding sequence ATGCCCACCGACGCGCAGCGAGCCTGCTTCGAGGCCGGAATCAAGTTCGGAACGCTGTACCACCAGTTCGCCGGCACGCCGGTCAGTCCCGACAGCACCCGGTCGCTGGAGACGGCGATGGCGGAGGCGATCGAAAACCAGCCGTACTGCGAGTCGGTAACCGTGCGGATCGACGACGACCGGGTTCGCGAGGCGATCGACCACGGGAACGGCTACACCGAACTCACCGGCACGCTCATGGACGTCACGATGCGGATCGAGTACGATGGAATCACCGCAGAGACCCGCATGGAGATGGCCGATGGCTATCCGTTGATGAAGCTCGAACGCGTCGATCGCGGGGAGTAG
- a CDS encoding alpha/beta fold hydrolase, protein MPYATCEGRSLYYEVDGNPEASTVAFVGEIGFGAWQWGWQHAAVAGPYESLVYDSRGIGNSDAPPGPYRLGGLVADLEAVLADAGVRKAHLVGCGLGGMVGLSAADNSTRVESLAVVGTPPSGDGFDPEPLWAPPDDREALRSSVCSAVSREFSRRQPDVVESIVEWRSQEDADRRVWEAQRAAIEEFDVEDRLHELTLPTLVIHGDLDDQCPPSRGRALAEGLPRGVYEPVPDAAHLVHVEASRRVNDRLLAWLDERRR, encoded by the coding sequence GTGCCGTACGCCACCTGCGAGGGGAGATCGCTGTACTACGAGGTGGACGGCAACCCCGAAGCGTCGACCGTCGCGTTCGTCGGTGAGATCGGCTTCGGCGCCTGGCAATGGGGGTGGCAACACGCCGCTGTCGCCGGCCCGTACGAGAGCCTGGTGTACGACAGTCGCGGCATCGGCAACTCCGATGCTCCGCCCGGTCCGTATCGGCTCGGGGGACTCGTCGCGGATCTCGAGGCCGTACTTGCCGACGCCGGTGTCAGGAAGGCCCACCTGGTCGGTTGCGGGCTCGGCGGGATGGTCGGGCTTTCGGCGGCGGACAACTCCACGCGCGTCGAAAGCCTCGCGGTCGTCGGCACGCCCCCGTCGGGGGACGGCTTCGATCCGGAGCCATTGTGGGCGCCCCCGGATGACCGGGAAGCGCTGCGCTCGTCGGTGTGTTCTGCGGTCTCCAGGGAGTTTTCACGGCGCCAGCCGGACGTCGTCGAGTCGATTGTCGAGTGGCGGTCACAGGAGGACGCAGACAGGCGGGTCTGGGAGGCACAGCGTGCCGCGATCGAGGAGTTCGACGTCGAAGATCGTCTCCACGAACTGACGCTGCCGACGCTCGTGATCCACGGCGATCTCGACGACCAGTGTCCGCCCTCCCGTGGTCGTGCACTGGCGGAGGGGTTGCCCCGCGGCGTCTACGAGCCGGTTCCCGACGCAGCCCACCTCGTACACGTCGAAGCGTCCCGACGAGTCAACGACCGACTGCTCGCGTGGCTGGACGAACGACGGAGGTGA
- a CDS encoding DUF7332 family protein, with translation MGTAGATGAAGAATEPAPDVDDRTAVETGESVTDTEVPDSGCFAGEGRAFSIGTEGPRIAMRLHLSVLTDLGEPGSFGVELAGSTGQFDVVHLVAGVQFAGVEDADRFLRDPFQAFDLVYTYELRLPMLADTPGVDPVHTEDEPPVDGPVGVADC, from the coding sequence ATCGGAACCGCAGGGGCTACAGGAGCCGCAGGGGCTGCCACCGAACCGGCCCCGGACGTCGACGACCGGACTGCCGTCGAAACGGGTGAATCTGTGACCGACACCGAAGTTCCCGACTCTGGCTGTTTCGCTGGCGAGGGCCGAGCGTTCTCGATCGGAACGGAGGGGCCACGGATCGCGATGCGGCTTCATCTGTCGGTGTTGACCGATCTCGGCGAGCCCGGCTCCTTCGGTGTCGAACTCGCGGGATCGACCGGGCAGTTCGACGTGGTCCACCTGGTCGCTGGCGTGCAGTTTGCTGGCGTCGAAGACGCAGACCGGTTCCTGCGGGACCCCTTCCAGGCGTTCGACCTGGTGTACACCTACGAACTCCGACTCCCGATGCTCGCCGACACACCGGGCGTCGATCCTGTCCACACCGAAGACGAACCGCCCGTCGATGGTCCCGTCGGCGTCGCCGACTGCTGA
- a CDS encoding methylglyoxal synthase — MRLALIAHDEKKPEMIEFARKHREALSACELFATGTTGKRLREEADLEVERKASGPLGGDLQIGVAIAEGRCDGVVFLRDPLRAQPHEPDISALLRICDVHDVPLATNVASGELLVDGLLTDCG, encoded by the coding sequence ATGCGGCTTGCACTCATTGCACACGACGAGAAGAAACCGGAGATGATCGAGTTCGCGCGAAAGCACCGCGAGGCGCTTTCCGCCTGCGAGCTGTTCGCCACCGGAACCACCGGAAAACGGCTCCGGGAGGAAGCCGACCTCGAGGTCGAACGCAAGGCCTCCGGGCCGCTGGGCGGCGACCTCCAGATCGGTGTCGCCATCGCGGAGGGGCGCTGTGACGGTGTCGTGTTCCTCCGGGATCCGCTGCGAGCCCAGCCACACGAGCCGGACATCTCGGCGCTGTTGCGGATCTGTGACGTCCACGACGTGCCGCTGGCGACGAACGTCGCCTCCGGAGAGTTGCTCGTCGATGGGCTGTTGACCGATTGCGGATAA
- a CDS encoding helix-turn-helix domain-containing protein yields the protein MTGLRAELAVTDPGNCPLASLSRDVSGTLENVNWTRSNGGPVTEEFSTDTELDNENSVPVFSEGHKQTYHIERDTDPCACELVEEAGHPLAKVDVRDGRLALTLNLPDADALRDVVATLSEVSDSVEVQYLVRDANEDASDPVIVDRGELTDRQREVLEVAYAEGYFEYPRRSSAGDVAEKLGISRSTFAEHLAAAQSRLFETIAGNGH from the coding sequence ATGACTGGACTTCGTGCGGAACTGGCCGTCACGGATCCGGGGAACTGTCCGCTCGCGTCGCTGTCGCGGGACGTCTCCGGAACGCTCGAGAACGTAAACTGGACACGGTCGAACGGGGGCCCCGTAACCGAGGAGTTCTCCACCGACACCGAACTCGACAACGAGAACTCGGTTCCGGTGTTCTCGGAGGGACACAAGCAGACCTACCACATCGAACGCGACACGGATCCGTGTGCGTGTGAACTCGTCGAGGAGGCGGGACACCCCCTCGCGAAAGTCGACGTGCGCGACGGGCGGCTCGCGCTCACGCTCAACCTCCCGGATGCGGACGCGCTCCGGGATGTCGTGGCCACGCTGTCGGAGGTCAGCGACAGCGTCGAAGTGCAGTATCTCGTCCGGGACGCAAACGAGGACGCGAGCGACCCCGTGATCGTCGATCGCGGCGAACTCACCGACCGACAACGGGAGGTCCTCGAGGTTGCGTACGCCGAGGGATACTTCGAGTATCCGCGGCGATCCAGCGCCGGGGACGTCGCAGAGAAGCTCGGTATTTCCCGCTCGACGTTCGCCGAACACCTGGCTGCCGCCCAGTCCCGACTGTTCGAGACGATCGCCGGAAACGGACACTGA